The DNA region TCATCATCGTATTCAACTACTAAAAATGTTCGTTCGGCTACCATACATGGACTAGCACCAGCAGTGCTCTGTATTCCTATAACATTATCCAATCCACTGGAGTTGAGATAACTAAGAATGTTTCGAGTGTCAATTGCCACTTGTGGAGCGTCACTTTGTCCGACAACTCGTTCTCCTTCCCAAACATTGTGTCCGATCTGAGCACCGTTAACTATGAGGTTTCCTTCACCAGTATTTTCGGGGTTTTGTGCTGCGCCCCAGGGAACGAAACTGGTGAGCATGGCACTGTCAGCATTTTCCATATCAATGGTCATGCCTGTGAACGTTTGATAGGAGGTTGCCTCAGCCTCACTTGTTCCGTAGTCACTTAGACTGGCTCCTAAAAGATCCCATCCTTCGTTGATGAAGATCTGTTTGCGTGTCTCCAACGGGTTCTCGTACACTACTGCAACTGTGAATCCAGCTGGTGAGATACTACTGCACTGCCCGGGATTTAGGGGTGAGTCGTTTTGCCAGTAAGTTCGGGTGAACGTGACAACATTATCAGCATTCTCCAGGAACAGGTCAGTCACATTATAAACCAGCAGACCGTAGGTGTAATCTGCGTAGGCATTGATGTTGGCCTTGTCAATTATCAAGTTGACAGGGTTGATAAGAACACCGTTGAAGGTGGTGTTGGTAAGACCACTGGTGACTTCTTCCTCGTAATCCCAGCAGTAAGGAATGTATAGTCGGACCGTCTGCACGGTTGAACCATCGGGTATCACAAGATCCGTTGCATTATACGTCCAAGTAAGCGTCTGCCAGTTACCACCTTTACCTGACACGTAATGACTGTCTCCGAAGGAATTTATAACATTACCACGGATGTCATAGGTCAGGGCTGTTTCTGGTGCGGTTTTACCCGGCCAGTACTGAACACCCTTGTAACCATTGTACTTAACAGTTTTAAGCAGACCTAACTTACTGTTATCTCCCTCATTGGTCTCTGGGATCAGGTTTTCCGGATCCAACACTGCTGTGTACCTCATCGTATATCCCTGAGTGGTACGGAGAGTCGGATCCATCAGACCATATGCTGCGGTGATACTGAATGATCCACCGGCTGCAATGGTTGGGATCGTTGTTTCTGTTACATATGTTGCCCCGCCATCCACGTCACTTGCAAAAATCCTGACAACTACGTTATACGCTGCATCTGTCCCTGTGTTCTTGATGTTTGTGACGGTAACGTAATTGGGTTCCATGGCCATGACTGCGTTGGCAGGGTAGCAGTTCACAACCCCAGAGATCTGCAAGTTGATGTTTGGGTTCTCGGGGTTCACGGCGATGCACCCATTTTTTTCCTCCACGTCACTTCCAC from Methanobacterium petrolearium includes:
- a CDS encoding DUF3344 domain-containing protein yields the protein MSDTVSADDWVGGQELTTDNGMNGSVSGGLYVDASPAPVANFTSNVTSGISPLTVQFNDTSTNDPTSWYWEFGDGETSTDQNPKHTYYTAGYYTVKLNATNAGGSDVEEKNGCIAVNPENPNINLQISGVVNCYPANAVMAMEPNYVTVTNIKNTGTDAAYNVVVRIFASDVDGGATYVTETTIPTIAAGGSFSITAAYGLMDPTLRTTQGYTMRYTAVLDPENLIPETNEGDNSKLGLLKTVKYNGYKGVQYWPGKTAPETALTYDIRGNVINSFGDSHYVSGKGGNWQTLTWTYNATDLVIPDGSTVQTVRLYIPYCWDYEEEVTSGLTNTTFNGVLINPVNLIIDKANINAYADYTYGLLVYNVTDLFLENADNVVTFTRTYWQNDSPLNPGQCSSISPAGFTVAVVYENPLETRKQIFINEGWDLLGASLSDYGTSEAEATSYQTFTGMTIDMENADSAMLTSFVPWGAAQNPENTGEGNLIVNGAQIGHNVWEGERVVGQSDAPQVAIDTRNILSYLNSSGLDNVIGIQSTAGASPCMVAERTFLVVEYDDEVPGADFSATPLTGDAPLEVQFTDESTGYVGSYAWDFGDGTNSD